A genomic stretch from Desulfotignum balticum DSM 7044 includes:
- a CDS encoding cytochrome c3 family protein, whose product MKKIAITLVCVFFASGVYAYDAILEFSGGENRGPVLFDHEWHMYDFDCLDCHHVMENGENVLDDADLVEGNPDILCASCHDSQAEIDRTQAFHYQCMGCHNNYSLTSEPTGPTLCGECHILDK is encoded by the coding sequence ATGAAAAAAATTGCCATAACACTGGTCTGTGTTTTTTTTGCTTCGGGAGTGTATGCCTATGATGCGATACTTGAGTTCAGCGGAGGGGAAAATCGCGGCCCTGTGTTATTTGACCATGAGTGGCATATGTATGACTTTGACTGTCTGGATTGCCATCATGTGATGGAAAATGGAGAAAATGTTCTGGATGACGCGGACCTTGTTGAGGGCAATCCGGATATTCTGTGTGCTTCGTGTCATGATTCCCAGGCGGAAATCGACAGGACACAGGCTTTCCATTATCAATGTATGGGGTGCCATAATAATTACAGTCTGACTTCTGAACCCACCGGGCCAACCCTTTGCGGAGAGTGCCATATTCTTGATAAATGA
- a CDS encoding methylenetetrahydrofolate reductase C-terminal domain-containing protein, whose protein sequence is MVKAERKPVQEILDAIDGYERILNVGCGGCVSVCLVGGQKEVNALNAELKVHLKKAGIRKQIDGYTVERQCNESFLKELDSKVPEYDCIVSMACGAGVQLMAERFSRIPVHPVVNTVSIGVDRDLGMYEEKCRACGHCVLGYTGGICPVTRCAKGLFNGPCGGTNGEHCEISNEIPCAWLEIYKRLKAQNRLDDILKVRPHMEWQNQSPRTIIQEPYKKRYLA, encoded by the coding sequence GTGGTTAAAGCAGAAAGAAAACCCGTTCAGGAAATTCTTGATGCCATTGACGGGTATGAGAGAATTTTAAATGTGGGATGCGGCGGATGCGTTTCAGTGTGCCTTGTGGGGGGGCAAAAAGAAGTGAATGCATTAAACGCAGAGCTTAAAGTTCATTTGAAAAAAGCGGGAATCCGGAAGCAGATTGACGGGTATACGGTTGAGCGCCAGTGTAATGAGTCCTTTTTAAAGGAGCTGGACAGCAAAGTGCCTGAATATGACTGCATTGTTTCCATGGCGTGCGGCGCCGGTGTGCAGCTCATGGCCGAGCGGTTTTCAAGGATACCCGTCCATCCCGTTGTAAATACGGTGTCTATCGGTGTTGACAGGGATCTGGGCATGTACGAAGAAAAATGCCGTGCCTGTGGTCATTGCGTTTTAGGCTATACGGGCGGCATCTGCCCGGTGACCCGATGCGCCAAAGGGCTTTTCAACGGCCCCTGCGGCGGGACCAATGGAGAGCATTGTGAAATCAGTAATGAAATCCCCTGCGCCTGGCTTGAAATCTACAAACGGTTGAAGGCGCAGAATCGTCTGGATGATATTTTAAAAGTCCGCCCCCACATGGAATGGCAGAACCAGTCCCCCAGAACGATTATCCAGGAACCCTATAAGAAAAGGTATCTCGCTTAG